In Elephas maximus indicus isolate mEleMax1 chromosome 16, mEleMax1 primary haplotype, whole genome shotgun sequence, the sequence ctaggaatagaactaccatacgatccagcaatcccactccctggaatatatcctagagaaagaagagcctttacactaacagatatatgcacactcgtgttcactgcagcattgtttacaacagcaaaaagatggatgcaaccaaggtgcccatctatggatgaatggataaattatggtatattacacaatggactactatgcaacaataaagaacaatgatggaaagccgtgaaacattttttttttataacacggaggaatctggaaatcattattgagtgaaattagctgcaaaaggacaaatattgtatgagaccactattataagagctcaagaaatactttaaacacagaagaaaatattctttgatggttacgaggctggggagggagggagggagcgagaaaggtatccactaattagatagtagacaagaactattgtAGGTGAAAGgatagacaacacacaatacagaagaggtcagcacaactggactaaacgaaaagcagtttcctgaataaaccaaacgctttgaaagccagagtagcaggggtgggagtctggggacatggtttcaggggtcatctaggtcaattagcataataaaatctattaagaaaaaaagaattatattttAACAAGAGTAAAATCAAACCAATATCAACTTTTCTACTTCTGACATTTGCCACATTTGGAAACATAAGCATTCTTTTATGCTTTTGCTGGTTTTTCCTGGAAAAACTTCCCCAACTTTTAACTTTGTAGGTATCGCTCAAGTCCGAAGTCAAAAGCATTCTGGGAAGCCTTCCACAACCTAATCCCGTCCAAGTAAAATCTACCTTTTGGGTGTTGTGATGTTTTATTCAAATCAGTAATAAAATACTTTGTTCTGCCTCAACAGCACCTGTACTAAAATATATTAGTGAATACTCGTCaccttttttaataattatacacAAACATCACTAGATTGTGAGAGCCTATCATTGATGATTTCATCTCCAGAACTTAGTACAGTGCCTAGCATGAAAAAGGGACCCAAAGTCTTATGCAACTGAGCTAGAATTCCACCATGTATAGTAAATGCAACTTAATATTCTAAACTGTACAAGACTGTTACATCTACATGTTTTTTTTAAGCTGCACTGATTAAATTAGGGTTTTCCACCACTCATACTACTTGGATTTAAACTATCCTTTTTCAAAAAGTAGAAAGTGATTTTACCTATATTAACTAATAGTAATTGGTAAAGACTTTTCCATGtgtcaaaacaaaccaaaaaacccactgccggcgagtcgattccaactcacagcaatcctataggacagagtagaactgcccgatacagtttccaaggagcgcctggcggatttgaactgctgacctcttggttagcagccatagcactttaaccactacaccaccagggtttctgtgtcaAAACAGGGTAGGTATTACTCCTGATATTCAGTGgagaaaaaacaaatgttttctAGATCTGAGACAACACGGCACAGTAGTTATGAAGGTAGGCCCTGAGGAAAGACCTGGGATCCAGTCTGGCCACTTCCCAGTTGTTACCCTccatggcctcagtttccccatctgtagcaGAGAAGTAATAATTCCTACCTCCTAAGATTAAAATCAGGTAAGTCCATAAAGCAGATGACACACGATAAGCCCCCAAACCTCAGTCATTAGTTCTCCTAAGCTGTCCTCAGGTAATGGCTGGGGACACAATCTTCTCAATCTGATGCTCATCTTCCCTTCCCCTAGAGAAACACAACTCACAGAGCAGACTGCAGACTATTTCTTCTCATATTATGCAAGACACCCACGGGTTTCTCTTTCTCTGGCTTACATTATGATCTTTAGTTTTTCTAAACAAAATCAACTGTCCCCATTCAGCTGCCAAAAGTTATCCGATAAACTGATCAGCCAAAATTGCTaattttttgcaaatattttgttaccatAATGATACCTTCAAGATGGTCCAACACCTTTTCTTACCATCAAGCCGCTTACTAATCTGTTCCTTTGCAAGTCTAATGGGCCAGCACTTTCTCACTGTTTCAGCAACTGaagttctttcatttttctccccAGTACTGGAGCCAACGTTCTTCAAATCCGGACTCTCCAGTTGTTCAGTAATACTTTCAGTGTTCCTAGTAGAAATCTGTACTTCCTGTGATTTTTCTTCCACACATCCTTTTGATTCGGACACATCTGAATCATCAATATTACTCTTAGTTGCTTGGTCTAAAAGTGTAACAACCACTGAAGAATCTGGTGGTGAAGTTCTTTCTGGTGAAGTTGAGTCTTCTGAAATATTAAGAGGTGTGGGTGGCAACTCTGACAAATGAGCCAACTCTTTTTGTGTTCGTGGAGGTTTTTCAGTAATTTCTGAAAGCTTTACAGGGTTGCAGCAAAGTTTGGCATATTCACCACCTAGCCTATGACACAATTCATTAATTATGACATCACAGTCTCCAAGAAGCTCTACATCAAAATGCAGATGAGGCAAAGGTTCCCTATTAATTAATATCTGAGGCACTTCATGGGGTATGGAACCTAAAAACAGAGTGAAAAGTAACTGTTAGTAAAAGGGGAAGGAAGTAATCTAATCAAGCAACAAATGAGCCATGTAAAAACTTAACATTGACACATATATGACAGCCGAGagcacaaaatatcaaaaaagaaaCTCTCCGTTAATATTCAGCCAACCCATTACATTTCATCAAGCCAAACGGTATGCAGATGAACAGTTAAAGCATCTTTTACAAAATTTCAGGCTCTGCGCCATCCCCTGGTTACCTATGAGCAATATGTTCACTTTTCCACTCCTTACCTCAATTTCATTTGTATAATGGGGATAATAGTGGTATTTTCCACAAGGTTGTAGTAACGATTACATGAGTATTATGACCATTCTACTGAAGTAGCCCCTGACATAAAGAGGATGGAAATTATACACATCTATTTCAGGCCATTACATACCTGTTTTACATTTAATAACAAATAACCTTTGCCTATCACCAACATACCATTACATTACCCCCACAGAAAGCTCTTAGAAATTTCTCTGCCtttacagacttaaaaaaaaaaaaaaaaacctcaaaaataaGGGAGCCTGTACATTAAATTTTGATGCTGTTTAATTAGAAACTGACCTATATTCTACCTTAATGAAATTTCACAGCTATTTAAGGAAGACTGAGTTAACTGCTAAACCCACCAGATGTTGGGTAGGAAAAAGACCTAGGGTAGAAATACAGAATTACAGAGTCTGATTCCCCATCCTTCCACGTGTTTATGCTCTGGCAGCCTATGTGATTGCTGGTGCAGAGATCTAGTAttggttaaaaaccaaaccaaactcaatgcTATCGAATGGATTCCAGTCCACAGCAACCTTGaaggacagagcataactgccccacagggtttcaaaggagcagctggtggatttgaactgctgaccttctggttagcagctgtatcattaACCACTGCtattctctcctttcctccttccctcacttAGGAAGGCACATCTGATGCTACCTACACAGCCCCTCCTTCCATATTCTGCTCCCTGACTTTGACActagaggaaggaaagagaggaagtACGAAAGCAGATGTTGAAGAAATATTCCTAAGAAAAACAGACACTTAAATTGTATTTGGGTAAACTAGATTCACAGGCCGGCATTTTGACATGGCATGGTGGTTGATCCTACAAGGAACCAATCACTTTGAGCCTCTGAACACCACCCTACATAAGGACATTTCTAGCAATCTATACATTCAAACTTATTGAATCCGAAATTAAGCTTGAAAAATCAACAACTCCTTCACAGAAATTCAATCTGCTAAAAAGTGTTAATTTATTTGTGACTTCAGCCTCTGTGTGACTATTAATGAACTGTTTTCATATTAAGATTGAAAATTTATAGATCAGGGACTGTTTCATAACTCCTGCCACAATAAAAATacattccattaaaaaataaaaactgaactGTTTGTTCACATAAATTTGAATTAGAATTTGCTATTACTTCTGTTTCAAGATTCCCCTACCCCAAATTGTCAATGTCACCAAAAAATTTAGCTCTTCATCTCTCTTTAAACCAGAAGCAGAGAAAGATTATTGGGGCCTACTGTACAGGAATTCTTTCACAACTCATGGCATATATATAGAAATGTTTTCCAAAACCATCACCAACTTACTTGGAATTAGTGCTACTGGTCTTACTTTCAGGGAAGACCCAATAACAATGAGGAGGTCAACTTCATCTTTGTCATACTTCATGGCTCTATGAAACTGTTCTGGTAAATTCTCACCAAAAAAGACAATCTCTGGTTTCATGATAGCAAGTGGTTCATCAGCTGGGCACCTAGGACATCGAGGAACCACCTGCATTGTATGTTCCGGATTTTGGTTGCggggcaaaaagaaaagaaatccaagGTCAAAATAATCATTTTCACATTTCCTTAGAATGTTTTTCAGAATTAACCAAAGAAGAGAGTCAGAAAAGCTGGGGATAAACAGCAGGGAAAATTGGATACAACCTAAATATCAACTGTCAATAACAGATTAGTTAATAAACTTCAGAcaccatacaatgaaatactatgccaCTATTTAATAGCTGCGTAGAACTACATTTGATATTCAAGACCATCATTAAGAGGAAAAACTCTACATGTATGTAAAAATGTTTacagtggcacagtgcttaagagcttcagtgggctatggctgctaaacaaaaggctggcactccgaatccaccaggtgctccttggaaaccctgtggagcagttccactgtcctatagcgtcgctgcattggaaccgacttgatggcagtgggtatcgcTTCCTCTATCGTAATTAAATGTGATTAACTATATATGCAGCCAAATAAATATGGCTTCttactgatttttattttctcattttatcttccTATATTTTTTGGCAGTCAGCATACATGACATGCCTTTCAcaataatttttaatgttttaaaggaATACCACAACTAATTTGAAATTCCAAATCTAACAGGCGCTAAAATGGAAAAGTGAGGACAAAAaccaataaaagacaaaaaaaaaaagatacggcTTCTTTTTTTTAGACTTAGAAAGTAAGGAGCCAATTTTTTCACTTTGAGAGACATTATTGAGCAATGGGTCCTAGTTAAGGTACTGTAAAGGTCTGTGTATTTCACTAGAATTCCCAATGCTAATACTTTCTGCCTGGATCTTTTTTAATCACAAAAATCACAAAAAGAGGATTTGGAGGCCAAAAAAAGGACTAGTTCAGAGACATGCACAATTCTTAGAATATGGGTGATAAATTACCTGATTAAAAATATCTCCTCGTACAGCTTCACAGTCAACTTTGTATTTACAAATTAGGCAAGATGCTGTTGCAAAGGAACCTGAAAAAAACCAACATATATATGCtttattaaagaaatacttccatTTCTTAAACATACCAAAAAGACTGCAATATAAACCTTAACACCAGGAAAGATAGAGAAGCTCCATGATTTAAACAGACTCTACAGGAGAATTAAAGGGatgatttgaaaaaaacaaaacaaaacaaaacactaatagTTAAATAACAAACGAATCCAATCTTCAATTACTGAGACATTGATATAATGATCCCTCcaaaagctctttaaaaaaaaaaaaaatgaaccaactCCTTAGCGTTCAGCAGCTATGGTCTGAAAACACTTCTAGACACATAAGAAAATGGCTAATGGTTAAACTGTTCATACTTTAGATTAAaactcttctaaatttctgaatcCTCTAATACCTAAACTATTCAGTTCCTTTGGTTTTATAAACTAAAAATACCATGTTTCTTCACACTATAGCCAATAGTCACAAAaggttatttaaaataatttaatgacATACAAATGTCTTTTGAAACTCAAAAGTACATTAATATCTGGGTTTTAAGTATCAAAGCTAaaacttttgattttatttttatgggtTCTACTTTCCTTAGGTTATCTACAGTTAATCAGATAAGGTGATTAAATAATAATGCTTAACTTCTAGTCCTGGATGGTGGGCAATTTCATAATCGTAACTTTTCCTATAAAActaattaaataaattacagGAAGCAATTCTGAAGTTTACTAACCATGACACTGAATTATCCTTTGGATTCCTGCCACCTGCTCCAGTGTATCTATGTTCTGAGTATAGTTGCGAAGTAGTTTTCCTTCCTTATCTGACAAGGCTATAAATTTGTGACAGAGAGATGGCTGGAATTGTCCAGGATATATTTCCTATGTAAtgcaaaaagtaaaaataaaaattttacattaaagaaCTACAGCAAATGTAAATTTAGGTTAAATAAACCATTTGATCCAGTAAAATTACCAATGATAAATGtgtgacttaaaaataaaatacataagcaTTTTAAAGCATCTAGATAGATGCACCACATACATACAAAAGGACTGTTGCTGCAGTACAGTACGTATAAAACTCAGGAATTAGTGGACTTGGCCCCTTGAAGAAAAAGATAGTCTACtcaaa encodes:
- the SIRT1 gene encoding NAD-dependent protein deacetylase sirtuin-1 isoform X2 → MCLCSGRKTILEIYPGQFQPSLCHKFIALSDKEGKLLRNYTQNIDTLEQVAGIQRIIQCHGSFATASCLICKYKVDCEAVRGDIFNQVVPRCPRCPADEPLAIMKPEIVFFGENLPEQFHRAMKYDKDEVDLLIVIGSSLKVRPVALIPSSIPHEVPQILINREPLPHLHFDVELLGDCDVIINELCHRLGGEYAKLCCNPVKLSEITEKPPRTQKELAHLSELPPTPLNISEDSTSPERTSPPDSSVVVTLLDQATKSNIDDSDVSESKGCVEEKSQEVQISTRNTESITEQLESPDLKNVGSSTGEKNERTSVAETVRKCWPIRLAKEQISKRLDGNQYLFLPPNRYIFHGAEVYSDSEDDALSSSSCGSNSDSGTCHSPSLEEAMEDESEIEEFYDGLEDAADVPGRAGAAGAGGGGQEAVNEAVSVNQGATDMSCPSNES